The Streptomyces sp. NBC_01142 genome has a window encoding:
- a CDS encoding ABC transporter ATP-binding protein encodes MTTASHAASYAPTVAAWATELSKVYGQGDTKVVALDRVSVGFGQSQFTAIMGPSGSGKSTLMHCVAGLDSFSSGSVRVGNAELGSLTDAQLTALRRDKVGFIFQAFNLLPTLTALENITLPMDIAGRAPDKQWLNIVIEMVGLSGRLSHRPAQLSGGQQQRVAVARALASKPDIVFGDEPTGNLDSRAGAEVLGFLRHSVRELGQTVVMVTHDPVAASYADRVVFLADGRIVDEMYEPTADGVLDRMKAFDTKFRTS; translated from the coding sequence ATGACAACCGCCTCGCACGCTGCTTCTTACGCCCCCACCGTGGCCGCCTGGGCCACAGAGCTCTCCAAGGTCTACGGACAGGGCGATACCAAGGTGGTCGCCCTCGATCGGGTCAGCGTCGGCTTCGGGCAGTCCCAGTTCACCGCGATCATGGGGCCCTCCGGGTCAGGCAAGTCCACGCTGATGCACTGCGTGGCCGGGTTGGACAGCTTCTCCTCAGGCTCGGTCCGCGTCGGTAACGCCGAGCTCGGCTCCCTGACGGACGCTCAGCTCACCGCTCTCCGCCGGGACAAGGTCGGCTTCATCTTCCAGGCATTCAACCTGCTGCCGACCCTCACCGCGCTGGAGAACATCACGCTCCCGATGGACATCGCGGGCCGCGCGCCGGACAAGCAGTGGCTGAACATCGTCATAGAGATGGTCGGCCTGTCCGGCCGGCTCAGCCACCGTCCCGCCCAGCTCTCCGGCGGCCAGCAGCAGCGTGTCGCCGTCGCCCGGGCCCTCGCCTCCAAGCCGGACATCGTCTTCGGTGACGAGCCGACGGGGAACCTGGACTCGCGCGCGGGTGCCGAGGTCCTCGGGTTCCTGCGCCACTCCGTACGGGAGTTGGGCCAGACCGTTGTCATGGTCACCCATGATCCGGTCGCCGCCTCCTACGCGGACCGGGTCGTCTTCCTCGCCGACGGGCGGATCGTCGACGAGATGTACGAGCCCACCGCGGACGGGGTCCTCGATCGCATGAAGGCCTTCGACACCAAGTTCCGTACGAGCTGA